From a single Anaeromicrobium sediminis genomic region:
- a CDS encoding maleate cis-trans isomerase family protein: MNDFLYGARAKLGLIYPAPGWVMEPEFYEMSPEGVITLTTRMGSGPVDTEQLSTLGDKALKSLELLKEAPIDGVIFGCTSGSFVGGVEYDKELIRKLEEASGGLPCTTTSRSCVEALNVLNVKKVAVATPYTDEVNEKAKEFLEKSGIEVTKLKGLNFLYDSEINRADLETVYNLAREVDTEDAEAVLILCTGIRSVPILETLETDLDKPVISAIQATFWNALRMCGVNEKIKGFGSLLERY; encoded by the coding sequence ATGAATGATTTTTTATATGGTGCTAGAGCTAAATTAGGGCTTATATATCCTGCTCCAGGATGGGTAATGGAGCCTGAATTTTATGAAATGTCGCCTGAAGGGGTTATCACACTTACAACGAGAATGGGATCGGGGCCTGTAGACACTGAACAATTATCTACATTAGGAGATAAAGCTTTAAAAAGTCTTGAACTTTTAAAGGAAGCTCCTATAGATGGGGTTATTTTTGGTTGTACAAGTGGTAGTTTTGTTGGGGGAGTTGAGTATGATAAGGAACTAATCAGGAAATTAGAAGAAGCATCTGGAGGACTTCCTTGTACCACTACTTCAAGATCTTGTGTAGAAGCACTCAATGTCCTAAATGTAAAGAAGGTTGCTGTAGCAACCCCTTATACTGATGAAGTAAATGAAAAAGCAAAAGAATTTTTAGAAAAAAGTGGGATTGAAGTAACAAAGTTAAAAGGTCTGAATTTCCTATATGATTCTGAAATTAATCGAGCAGATTTGGAAACAGTTTATAATTTAGCAAGAGAAGTGGATACAGAAGATGCTGAAGCTGTGCTTATTCTATGTACAGGAATACGTAGTGTACCTATTTTAGAAACATTAGAGACAGATCTAGATAAACCAGTTATATCAGCTATTCAAGCTACTTTTTGGAATGCATTAAGAATGTGTGGAGTGAATGAAAAAATAAAAGGTTTTGGAAGTTTATTAGAAAGATATTAA
- a CDS encoding GntR family transcriptional regulator, with product MGVYKLDNLSAVVVEYIIDKILTGKYKEGDHILEMKIAEELDISRAPVREGIKELQNKGIIDFIPRRGNFVTRFNAEDRKEIFDIRLMLESSVLEILIKEKKLKDHDFHNLTKIMDEMLSILDIDMDDMEKTLKINKKDIELHRYLWEKSGSKRRMRILNNLYLQLQMAMMYDTNMTGDLEMTVKDHYDIIEYLKEGNLEKCKDALKNHIVFYRQGILEDM from the coding sequence ATGGGTGTATACAAACTAGACAATCTAAGTGCTGTTGTAGTAGAGTACATAATCGATAAGATATTAACTGGAAAGTATAAGGAAGGAGATCATATTCTAGAAATGAAAATAGCTGAAGAGCTAGATATTAGTAGAGCTCCTGTAAGAGAGGGAATAAAGGAATTACAAAATAAAGGAATAATAGATTTTATTCCTAGGAGAGGTAATTTTGTAACTAGATTTAATGCAGAGGATAGAAAAGAAATCTTTGATATTAGATTAATGTTAGAAAGTAGTGTTCTTGAAATTTTAATTAAAGAAAAAAAGCTTAAAGACCATGATTTTCATAACTTAACTAAAATCATGGACGAAATGTTGTCTATTTTAGATATAGATATGGATGATATGGAGAAAACTCTTAAGATAAATAAAAAGGATATAGAATTGCATAGATATTTATGGGAAAAAAGTGGAAGTAAAAGGAGAATGAGAATATTAAATAATTTATATTTACAATTACAAATGGCAATGATGTATGATACAAATATGACTGGAGATCTTGAGATGACCGTAAAGGATCACTATGACATAATTGAGTATTTGAAGGAGGGGAATTTAGAAAAATGTAAAGATGCATTAAAAAATCATATTGTATTTTATAGACAGGGAATTTTAGAGGACATGTAG